The Streptomyces armeniacus genomic interval CGGCTGCTCGACCTCCAGCCGCGGCGGCCCACCGGGCGCGCCCGTACGCGCGTCCTCGACCAGGCCCAGGGCAACCCGCTGGCGCTCGCCGTACTCGCCCGCGCCGCGACCGACGCCGACGGCGCAACCGCCGGACCGTACGCGCCCGTCGGCGCCACGGGCGCCGGGCCGCTGCCCCTCACCGACCACCTGGAGCGGGTCTTCGCCGCCCGCCTCGCCGGGCTCCCCGGACCCACCACGCGGGCGCTGCTGCTCCTGGCGGCCGTGGACACGGCCGACGCGGAGGCCGTCGTACGGGCCGGGCTGCCCGGCACCGACGACCCCGCGTGGCGGCCGGCCGAGGAGGCGGGGCTCGTACGCGCGACGGGCCGCGGCATCCGGTTCCGGCACCCGCTCATGCGGTCCGCCGCCTACCACGCCGCGCCCGCCGCCGCCCGGCGCACGGCCCACCTCGCGCTCGCCGAGACGCTCCACGACGAGCCGGACCGCCGCGCCTGGCACCTCGCGGCCGCCGCGTACGGGCCGGACGCGGACGTCGCGGCCGCCCTCGAGCGGACCGCCGACCGGGCGCGCCGGCGCGGCGGCCACGCCGCGGCCGCACAGGCGCTCCAGCGCGCGGCGGAGCTCGCGCCGGAGCGCGCGGACAGCGCGCGGCTGCTCGTCGCCGCGGCCGCCGACGCCGTCCTCACCGGCGACCTCCCCTGGGTCGACGAGCTGGTCGCCACCGCGTGCGAACGCACCGACGATGCCCCGCTGCTGGCCGCCGCCACCCTGTACGCGGGCCGGCTCGCGGCCTTCACCGCGCGCCACACCGTCGTCTTCGCGCGCCTCACCCGCGCCGCCGAACAGTGGGCCGCGACCCAGCCCTCCGCCGCGCTGGACCTGCTCGCCGCGGCCGCCGTCGTCTGCTTCTACTCCGGCGAGGACGCCCAACGGCAGCAGATCCGCCGCCTGCTGGAGCGACTGCCCGGGGACGGGCCGTACGCCTGGCCGCACCTCTGGATCCGGGCACTGGCGGACCCGTACGAGGACCGGGCCGAACGCGCCGCCCTGCTCCCGCGGTTGCTCGCCGGGGCGGAGCGCCGCCCCGAGCGCCTCACCAGCCTCGCCGTCCTGGCCTGGCTCCTGGACGAGACCCCGCAGGCCGTCCGCGCCTTCGACGAGGCCGACGCGCACTGGCGGGCGCGCGGAGCGCTGCCGGAGGGGCTGGGCGGCGCCGCCGCCTGGGCGTACGTGGAGCACGGCCGGTGGGAACAGGCACGGGAGGTCTGCCGCCAGGTCACCGCCGGCGCCGCGCTGGCCGGCCTCGACCACGCGGTGGCGTGCGCGGCCTCGGTGGACGCGGTGGTCCTGGCGTTCCGCGGCGAGACGGCGGCCGCCCGTGCGCGGGCCGACGACGCGCTCGCGCTGATCGACCCGGCCGAGAGCCGTACGGTGGCCGTTTACGTGCGACGGGCGCTCGCCGCGGCGGCGGCAGCGGAAGGGGCGTACGAGACCGCGTACGACCAGCTCCGTACGGTGTTCACCGCCGACGGCGAGCCCGCGCACTACCACGTGTCCCACCCGGCCCTCGCCGAACTCGCGGCCGCCGCCGTCCACAGCGGCCACGACGCGCACCGTACGGAGGCGGTTTCCATCGTCGAACGCGCCGCCCGCCGGCTCGGCGACGGAGCCTCACCCCGGCTGCGCGCACTGATCGCCCGCGCACGCGCACTGCTCGCGGCACCGGAGGACGCCGAAACCCACTTCCGTACGGCGCTGTCCGAACCCGCCCTGGAACGCCGTCCGTTCGAGCACGCCCAGACTCAGCTGGACTACGCCGAGTGGCTGCGCCGCCGCCGTCGCATCACCGAGGCGCGGCCGCTGCTCACCGCGGCGCTGGAGACGTTCGTACGCCTGGGGGCGCGCCCCTGGGCGGAACGCGCCCGCGCGGAGTCGCGTGCCGCCGGCCTCGACCTGGCGGACGCGCGCCCGGACGCGCTGGCCGTTCTCTCCCCGCAGCAGCGGGAGATCATCGCGCTCGCCGCCCGCGGGCTGACCAACCGGGAGATCGGCGAGAAGCTGTACCTGTCGCCGCGCACGGTCAGTTCGCACCTCTACCGCAGCTTCCCCAAGCTGGGCGTCACCGGCCGGGCCCAGCTCCGCGACCTCGTCGAACCAGGCCCGCCCGCCCGTACGCCCGTACGCGCCCGCTCGTGAACCTTCCGGCGCGCCCTGAGGACGTACGCCGGGGGAGCACGCCGCCGAACGCGGAGTCCGAATTCCGCCGGGCTACGGGGATTTGCGCGGCAATACTCGCCGCATGACCACCTATCGCGCGCGGCCCATCGACCCGGCCGCACTCAAGGAACTGCGGGACACCGACGACGCCGGACGGCCCCTCCGCCCCTACGCGTCCGGCGCCGACGGCGAGGTGCTGCGCTGCTGCCTGCGGCTCAGCACGCAGGGGGAGCGGATCGCGCTCGTGTCGTACGCGCCCCTGCGGCGCTGGGCCGCGCGTACGGGCGCGGACCCCGGCGCGTACGACGAGCAGGGCCCCGTCTTCATCCACGCCGACGAATGCGCCGGACCGGACGGCGCCGGACCGGACGGCGCCGGAACCGCCACCGTGTACCCCTTCGCCCGCCCCGGCGCCCTCCGCGCGTTCCGCCGCTACGACGCGCGCGGCCGTATCGCCGGCGGCCGGATGGCCGAGCTGCCGTTCGACACGTGCGCGGCGTACGACGCGGCGCTGGACGAGGCGTTCGCGGACCCGGAGGTCGCGCTGGTGCACGTACGCGCCGTCGAGTACGGCTGCTTGCACTTCGAGGTGCGCAGGCCCTGACGCGGGACACGGCACAGGCCGGGCACCGGCCCTGACGCGGGACACGCGCCCCTGACGTGGCGCAGGAGCAGGCGGGCCGGCCGGCCGCGCTGTGGAAACCCCACAGGGACCGTCGCGGGGTGCTGTCCGTGCCCCATTCCCCGAAGCGGCCGGTCACCCGGTAGTTTTCGTACGGCAGTAGCCGCCGGCCGCGGGTCGCACGGCAGCAGCCCGCCAGTGCACCTTGCACAGGGTGCGTCTCCTACGAAAGAAGGTGGTCCCGCCTTGAGTCGCTCGGTACTCGTCACCGGAGGAAACCGCGGCATCGGCCTCGCCATCGCCCGCGCCTTCGCCGACGCAGGCGACAAGGTCGCCGTCACCTACCGCACCGGTGAACCGCCCGAGGAGCTGGCGAAGCTCGGCTGCCTCGCCGTGAAGTGCGACATCACCGAGGCCGAGCAGGTGGAGCGGTGCTTCAAGGAGGTCGAGGAGAAGCACGGCGCCGTCGAGGTGCTGGTCGCCAACGCCGGTGTCACCCGCGACCAGTTGCTGCTGCGCATGTCCGAGGAGGACTTCACCTCGGTCCTGGACACGAACCTCACCGGCACCTTCCGCGTCGTGAAGCGCGCGACGCGGGCGATGCTGCGTGCACGCAAGGGCCGGGTCGTGCTGATCTCGTCCGTCGTCGGGCTGCTGGGCTCGGCCGGGCAGGCCAACTACGCCGCGTCCAAGGCCGGGCTGGTGGGCTTCGCCCGTTCCGTCGCGCGCGAACTGGGCTCCCGGAGCATCACGTGCAACGTCGTCGCGCCGGGCTTCGTCGACACGGACATGACGAAGGTCCTCAGCGACGATCAGCGCGAGGGCATCGTCAAGCAGGTCCCGCTGGGCCGCTACGCGCAGCCCGAGGAGGTCGCCGCCTCGGTCCGTTTCCTGGCTTCCGACGAAGCCGCGTACATCACTGGAGCCGTCATCCCCGTAGACGGCGGATTGGGCATGGGTCACTGAACGTCATGAGCGGAATCCTCGCCGGCAAACGCATCCTGGTCACGGGTGTCCTCACCGAGCAGTCCATCGCCTTCCAGACCGCGAAGGTCGCCCAGAACGAGGGCGCCGAGGTGGTCCTCACCGGCTTCGGCCGGCTCAGCCTGGTCGAGCGGATCGCCAGGCGGCTGCCCAAGCCCGCCCCCGTCATCGAGCTGGACGTCACGAACAAGGAGCAGCTGGAGGGGCTCGGCGACAAGGTGCGCGAGCACGTCGACGGCCTCGAGGGCGTCGTCCACTCCATCGCCTTCGGCCCGCAGGGCGCCTTCAACTTCCTGGAGGCCGAGTGGGAGGACGTCGCCACGGCGGTGGAGGTCTCGGCGTACTCGCTGAAGTCCCTCACCACCGCCTGCCTGCCGCTGATGCCGCGCGGCGGCTCGGTGGTCGGGCTGACCTTCGACGCGCAGTACGCCTGGCCGAAGTACGACTGGATGGGCGTCGCGAAGGCGGCGCTGGAGTCCACGAGCCGCTACCTCGCGCGCGACCTCGGCGCCCGGAACGTACGGTGCAACCTGGTCTCGGCGGGCCCCGTCAAGTCGATGGCCGCCAAGTCCATCCCCGGCTTCGAGGAGCTGGCGGACGTGTGGAACAACCGCGCGCCGATCGGCTGGGACCTGGCCGACCCGGAGCCGCCCGGACGCGGCGTCGTCGCCCTGCTGTCGGACTTCTTCCCGAAGACGACGGGCGAGGTGGTGCACGTCGACGGCGGCGTGCACATGATGGGGGCCTGAACCCGCCGTACGGTGGCCTGCGCCGGCGGCGGCACGGAGACCGCCGCCGGCGGCACGGGGGCCTGAGGGGAGCGTGACCTTGCGGATCGGCCTGATCGGCACCGGGCGCATCGGCGCGCTCCACGCGGAGACGCTGCGGGCGCTGCCCGGCGTCGACGAGGTGGTCGTCGCCGACGCCGACACGCGCCGCGCGCACGAGCTCGCGGAGCGGCCGGGCGCCGGGCTCGTGGCGGCGCCCGGAGTCGAGGACATGTACGCGGCCGGGCCCGACGGAGTCGTGATCGCCGCGGCGACCAGCGCGCACGCCGTCCTGCTGCACCGCGCGCTGGACGCCGGAGTGCCGGTGTTCTGCGAGAAGCCGGTGGCCCTGGACGTGCCCGGCACGCTCAGCGTCGCCGAACGGGCCGCGGCGCCGGGCGCGGTGCCCGTACAGGTCGGCTTCCAGCGCCGCTTCGACCGCGGTTACCGCGCCGCGCGCGCCGCGCTCCGCGCCGGCGAGCTGGGCTGGCTGCACACCCTGCGGGCGTGCACCTCGGACCGTACGCCGCCGCCCGCCGCGTACATCCCGACGTCCGGCGGGCTGTTCCGGGACTGCGGCATCCACGACTTCGACATCCTGCGCTGGCTGACCGGCCGCGAGGTCGAGACCGTCTACGCGATGGGTGCGAACCGCGGCGACGAGTTCTTCCGGGACGGCGACGACGTCGACACGTGCGCCGCGCTGCTCCGCTTCGACGACGGCGTGCTGGCCACCGTCACCGCGACCCGCTACAACGGCGCGGGCCACGACGTACGGCTGGAGGTCTGCGGCTCCGAGGGGACGCGGGTCGTGGGGCTGGACGACCACGCGCCGCTGCCGACGGCGGAGGAGGGGCTGTCGTGGCGGCGGGCGGAGCCGTACGACACGTTCATGGAGCGCTTCCGTGACGCGTACGCGGCCGAGTTGGGCGCCTTCGTGGAGGTCGCGGCGGGCCGTACGGAGAGCCCGTGCACCGTAGGGGACGCGCTGGAGGCGCTGTACGTGGCGGAGGCGTGCGACCTGTCGCGGCGTACGGGGGAGCCGGTGGCGGTGGCGGACGTACGGGCGGGGCAGCGCGGCTGAACCGGGCGCGGCTGAGCGGGTGCGGCTGAGCCGCGGTCACACCGTGGCGGACGGTCTGACGCCGCACCCCCGCTCCCCGGTGTACGAGCCCGCCTCGCGCGCCGCCGCCTCCGCGTCGCCCGCGCGGATCGCCTCCACCATCCGCGAGTGGTCCATGTGGTTCTCGGGGCGCAGGCGTTCGCCGACGTCGGTCAGCAGGAAGTCGCGCAGGACCTGGCCGAGGTCGGCGTAGAGGGTGGTCAGCACCTCGTTGTGCGAGGCCGCGACGACAGCCAGATGAAGGTTGACGTCCGCTTCCACGAACCGTTCCGCATTGCCCGACTCCCAGGCGGCTTCCCGCCGTTCGAGCAGCGTGTCCAGCTGCGCCATGTCCGCGTCGCTGCGGCGCAGGGCCGCCAGCCGCGCCCCGGAGCTCTCCAGCGTCGTACGCAGCTCGGCGACGTGCCGCAGGTCCGCCCCCGCGAAGCGGCGCTGCATCACCCCGGCCAGCTCGCTGGTCGCCACGACGTACGTGCCCGAGCCCTGCCGGATGTCCAGCAGCCCGTTGTGCGCCAGCGCGCGCACCGCCTCGCGGACGGTGTTCCGTGCCACGCCGAGCTGCTCGACCAGCTCCGGCTCGGTCGGGATGCGGGAGCCGACCGGCCAGTCGCCGGAGGTGATCTGGGCCCGCAGCGAGTTGATCACCTGATCCGCGAGGGCGGAGCGGTGGGGCGAGGTGAGGGGCATGGCACTCCAGGTGGGAGCCGGTGGCGTACGGCAGTCGGGACGGGGCGGAACGGGTTGGCGTTCATTCGTCCCATGATTCTATGATGGGCGGCATGGCTATGGCAGAGGATGACGTGACAACCCGCTCCGTATCGTCCTCCGTTTCTGGCCGCACCAGCGATACTTCCGGCCCCGGCCCGGCCGGTACGGGCGGCACACGGGACGTGTCCCGGTGGACCCGGCGGCTGGTCGTGGCCGGGCTGCTGCTCGCCGCGCTCAACCTGCGGCCCGCGATATCCGGGCTCGGCCCGCTGCTGGAGGAGGTCCAGCACGGCCTCGGGATGAGCGGCACCGTCGCCGGACTGCTCACCTCCGTGCCCTCCCTGTGCTTCGCCGTCTTCGGCAGCCAGGCGCCCCGGCTGGCCCGCCGCTGGGGCCCGGCCGCGGTGGTCCTGGCGGGCATGGCAGCCGTCACGCTCGGCCTCGCGGCCCGGTCCTTCGCGAACGGCACCGTGCTGTTCCTGGTGGCGAGCGCCGTCGCGCTGGCCGGTATCGCGGTGAGCAACGTCCTGATGCCGGTCGTCGTCAAGCACTGGTTCCCGGACCGGGTCGGCTCGATGACCGGCCTGTACTCGATGGGCCTCTCCCTCGGCACCGCCGGCGCGGCCGCCGTGACCGTGCCCATGACCGAGGCGCTGGGCGGCAGCTGGCGCGTGGGCCTCGGAGCCTGGGCGCTGGTCGGCGTCGTCGCGATCGTGCCCTGGGCCCTGGTGTTCCGGGACCAGCGCGGACAGGAGCGGGACGGGGACGGCAACCAGGTCCGTACGGCGCCCGGGGGCGGTTCGGCGACACCCGCGGGCGGGGACGCGGACGGATCCGCGAACGCACACCGTACGGATGCCGCCGCGCACCGTACGGAGGCCGCTTCTGCCGCCCGTACGGAGCCCGCCGCGCTCCGCATCACCAGGTCGCCCACCGCCTGGGCGCTCGGG includes:
- a CDS encoding ATP-binding protein, which codes for MDDPRTVDDPRTPDGDALVGRDAELDRLFRTVDREPSADQVLVLAGDAGTGKTALLDAAVRRARTRGVRVLRAEGSEPEARLAFSGLHQLLRPVLDGLERLPDRQRAALSGAFGLETTRNPDPGTDPAPGPDTGAQAGAPDRMLTGLAVLTLLSDLGERGPLLLVLDDAQWLDRASLDALAFAARRLDAEPVTLLAGVRAGEPLPGFGAHWPPLVLGPLDAAAAGRLLDLQPRRPTGRARTRVLDQAQGNPLALAVLARAATDADGATAGPYAPVGATGAGPLPLTDHLERVFAARLAGLPGPTTRALLLLAAVDTADAEAVVRAGLPGTDDPAWRPAEEAGLVRATGRGIRFRHPLMRSAAYHAAPAAARRTAHLALAETLHDEPDRRAWHLAAAAYGPDADVAAALERTADRARRRGGHAAAAQALQRAAELAPERADSARLLVAAAADAVLTGDLPWVDELVATACERTDDAPLLAAATLYAGRLAAFTARHTVVFARLTRAAEQWAATQPSAALDLLAAAAVVCFYSGEDAQRQQIRRLLERLPGDGPYAWPHLWIRALADPYEDRAERAALLPRLLAGAERRPERLTSLAVLAWLLDETPQAVRAFDEADAHWRARGALPEGLGGAAAWAYVEHGRWEQAREVCRQVTAGAALAGLDHAVACAASVDAVVLAFRGETAAARARADDALALIDPAESRTVAVYVRRALAAAAAAEGAYETAYDQLRTVFTADGEPAHYHVSHPALAELAAAAVHSGHDAHRTEAVSIVERAARRLGDGASPRLRALIARARALLAAPEDAETHFRTALSEPALERRPFEHAQTQLDYAEWLRRRRRITEARPLLTAALETFVRLGARPWAERARAESRAAGLDLADARPDALAVLSPQQREIIALAARGLTNREIGEKLYLSPRTVSSHLYRSFPKLGVTGRAQLRDLVEPGPPARTPVRARS
- a CDS encoding DUF1203 domain-containing protein, translating into MTTYRARPIDPAALKELRDTDDAGRPLRPYASGADGEVLRCCLRLSTQGERIALVSYAPLRRWAARTGADPGAYDEQGPVFIHADECAGPDGAGPDGAGTATVYPFARPGALRAFRRYDARGRIAGGRMAELPFDTCAAYDAALDEAFADPEVALVHVRAVEYGCLHFEVRRP
- the fabG gene encoding 3-oxoacyl-[acyl-carrier-protein] reductase, encoding MSRSVLVTGGNRGIGLAIARAFADAGDKVAVTYRTGEPPEELAKLGCLAVKCDITEAEQVERCFKEVEEKHGAVEVLVANAGVTRDQLLLRMSEEDFTSVLDTNLTGTFRVVKRATRAMLRARKGRVVLISSVVGLLGSAGQANYAASKAGLVGFARSVARELGSRSITCNVVAPGFVDTDMTKVLSDDQREGIVKQVPLGRYAQPEEVAASVRFLASDEAAYITGAVIPVDGGLGMGH
- the fabI gene encoding enoyl-ACP reductase FabI, coding for MSGILAGKRILVTGVLTEQSIAFQTAKVAQNEGAEVVLTGFGRLSLVERIARRLPKPAPVIELDVTNKEQLEGLGDKVREHVDGLEGVVHSIAFGPQGAFNFLEAEWEDVATAVEVSAYSLKSLTTACLPLMPRGGSVVGLTFDAQYAWPKYDWMGVAKAALESTSRYLARDLGARNVRCNLVSAGPVKSMAAKSIPGFEELADVWNNRAPIGWDLADPEPPGRGVVALLSDFFPKTTGEVVHVDGGVHMMGA
- a CDS encoding Gfo/Idh/MocA family protein gives rise to the protein MRIGLIGTGRIGALHAETLRALPGVDEVVVADADTRRAHELAERPGAGLVAAPGVEDMYAAGPDGVVIAAATSAHAVLLHRALDAGVPVFCEKPVALDVPGTLSVAERAAAPGAVPVQVGFQRRFDRGYRAARAALRAGELGWLHTLRACTSDRTPPPAAYIPTSGGLFRDCGIHDFDILRWLTGREVETVYAMGANRGDEFFRDGDDVDTCAALLRFDDGVLATVTATRYNGAGHDVRLEVCGSEGTRVVGLDDHAPLPTAEEGLSWRRAEPYDTFMERFRDAYAAELGAFVEVAAGRTESPCTVGDALEALYVAEACDLSRRTGEPVAVADVRAGQRG
- a CDS encoding FadR/GntR family transcriptional regulator — encoded protein: MPLTSPHRSALADQVINSLRAQITSGDWPVGSRIPTEPELVEQLGVARNTVREAVRALAHNGLLDIRQGSGTYVVATSELAGVMQRRFAGADLRHVAELRTTLESSGARLAALRRSDADMAQLDTLLERREAAWESGNAERFVEADVNLHLAVVAASHNEVLTTLYADLGQVLRDFLLTDVGERLRPENHMDHSRMVEAIRAGDAEAAAREAGSYTGERGCGVRPSATV
- a CDS encoding CynX/NimT family MFS transporter, which codes for MAEDDVTTRSVSSSVSGRTSDTSGPGPAGTGGTRDVSRWTRRLVVAGLLLAALNLRPAISGLGPLLEEVQHGLGMSGTVAGLLTSVPSLCFAVFGSQAPRLARRWGPAAVVLAGMAAVTLGLAARSFANGTVLFLVASAVALAGIAVSNVLMPVVVKHWFPDRVGSMTGLYSMGLSLGTAGAAAVTVPMTEALGGSWRVGLGAWALVGVVAIVPWALVFRDQRGQERDGDGNQVRTAPGGGSATPAGGDADGSANAHRTDAAAHRTEAASAARTEPAALRITRSPTAWALGVFFGLQASAAYITMGWLPQIFRDAGVSASTAGVMLAVTMGMGIPLAFVLPRVAARMSHQGPLVVALGLCGLSGYAGLWFAPAAGAWAWAVLLGVSNCAFPLVLTMIGMRSRSSAGVVKLSAFAQSTGYLLAIPGPLLVGALQQHTGGWHAPLLLMTGLMLAQICVGIVAGRDRCVEDGR